The stretch of DNA GACGAGTTTGCGTCGGTGGTTTGCGAGCGTGAACCCGGCGGTGCGATAGAGCCACGGTAGAACGGCCTCGCGCGGAACGTCGTCGCGTCGGCGCCACGCGACGGCGAACACCTCGGCGGCGAGATCCTCCGCATCCTGGCGTGGCCCGCGGCGAGCGAAATAGCGCACGAGAGCGGTCGAATGCTCATGCACCGCGGCGGTGAACCAGGCGGCTTCTGCGCGCGCGTCGGGGGCGGGGTGCGTCAGAGGAAGATCGGTGCCCTCAGGCATCGCACTCTCCTCGCTCGCATCGGCGGCTGCTGTGGTGCTGTCGATTGTCACACCCTGAATGTGTCACGTGTGCGGTAAATCTTGCACGCCGACCGAAAGTCGAGCATGTCGAGCATATCGAGAGGTGTGGCCGCGTCACGGCGCACGCGATACCACCCGGTGAGCAGCGCCCATCTGTCCACGTCATTGAGGCCGTCGATCGACGGGCCGACATGCATCCGGCTCGCGTCGTAATCGGCCGGGGTGTGTGGTGGGCGGCAAACGTGAGGGTGTTGCCCGGTGTGACGATCGGCGCGGGTACGGTGGTGGGCGCGGGAGCGGTCGTCACGAAGGATGCCGCGGCGGGGGCAATCGTGGTGGGGGCGCCGGCGAACCAGGTGGGAACGGTTCCGGAGGGGTGATACCTGAACTGGGAGGAGCCGGGCGGCATCCGTCATAACCTGTCACAGCTGAGCGAGGAGATCAATGACCGCCCGGGCTGCGCGGTCGCCGGCGACGAGCGCACCCTGAATGGAGCCGGTCCCCCGGTGGTCGCCCGTCACGAGCACCCGATCGCCCGTCCATCGCGGGCGGCGATCCCCCAAGGGTGGTGGCTGGGCCGGAAGCGCGTGGGGCACGACGTGGTGGACGAGCACCTCCCAGTGCCGAGTGGAGGTCCGGTAGAGGCGCTCGAGGTCACGGCGCACATCGCCCTCTCCCGCAAGACCATCGGGCCGGTCCAGCAACGTCGTCGCCTGAACGAGTGTCTCTCCGGGCGGTGCGTACGACGGAGCGACGTCAGAGATCACGGCAGCGTTCCAGATCGACCCGGCGGGCCCACCTCCGGGTCGGGTGGCGTCCAGCATCAAAAACGGTCCGCCCGACAGCACGCCCGGCGGCTGCGCCTGCGGCCTGTCCGTGGCCCGGAACCACCAGGTAGTCAGGCCGTGAGTGGCCGGCGCGGGGAGGTCGGTGAGTTCAGCGACATCCGCAGGGCCGACGGCCACCACCGCGATGCGTCCGCGGATCGTCTCATGATCCGTCGTAACCTCGATGCCGCCGGGCGCTTCCCGCACGGTTCGGGCCGCGGCGCCCAGCCGCACCGGTTCGGCAAGCGAGGCAGCCATCTGCTCGGGCAACGCCTGCATTCCGGCGCGCGGGAGCCCGGGGGCGCCGAGAGCAAAATAGCGCATCAGCAGGCGCACATAATTCGCGGAGCTCGTGCCGGTGCTGTCGGCAAGGACCCCGGCCAGGAAAGTGTCAAGCACGTCGCGTCGGAACCGACCGGTGAGCCCGGCCTCGTCGAGCGACTCGTGGAGCGTCTGGTCGCGCGCGGCGTGGGATGCCCTCGACGGTCGCAGCAGAGTCGGCCCAAGCCACCGTGCAAGAGCGACCAGGTCAGACCTCGGGGTGAGCTCGCTGCGCAGGGTTTCGAGGGCGAATCGTGGATGCCGGAGTGGATGCGCGAGAGTGGTGCTTGTCTCGCCCGTGCGAACCACAACTCCAACACCGAACTTCTGCAGCCCGAGCGCCGGCACGTCGATCCAGTCACGCACCGCCGGGTACGCCGGGTTCAGCAGCTGAAAGCCGCGATCGCACAAGAAGCCATCCACGCTGTCGGTCCGCACACGGCCTCCGATGGTTGCTTCCGACTCGAGGACGATGACGCTGTGCCCTGAACGCTCGGCACGACGTGCGCATTGGAGGCCCGCAAGACCTGCTCCGATCACGATCACGTCGGTATCCATCTGGCTCCTCAGCGTTGTGCTTCTTTACCGTTCAGCGATCAGTCTCAGCATCTCGACCGCACCTAGAAAGCAGAGCTGGGCAGATCCTTTTCGCCCTCGACGATCGCAGTGATGATCCGCGCTGCCACGAGGTCTGGGTCCAGAGCCGCTCCGAATCGCGGCGCCGACCCGGCGATCGGGTGCTCGGATAGTGCGGTGGCCGTGTGGCCGGGGCGAGCATCCACGATTCGGATGCCCGCGCGACGATA from Leifsonia psychrotolerans encodes:
- a CDS encoding RNA polymerase sigma factor produces the protein MTIDSTTAAADASEESAMPEGTDLPLTHPAPDARAEAAWFTAAVHEHSTALVRYFARRGPRQDAEDLAAEVFAVAWRRRDDVPREAVLPWLYRTAGFTLANHRRKLVDLPVDAVPETGLVRVREHPELSALFDAELRGALASVGERDRQILLLHAWEGLDGAELADALGISRSGADAALSRARKRLRDAWHERLTF
- a CDS encoding flavin monoamine oxidase family protein, translated to MDTDVIVIGAGLAGLQCARRAERSGHSVIVLESEATIGGRVRTDSVDGFLCDRGFQLLNPAYPAVRDWIDVPALGLQKFGVGVVVRTGETSTTLAHPLRHPRFALETLRSELTPRSDLVALARWLGPTLLRPSRASHAARDQTLHESLDEAGLTGRFRRDVLDTFLAGVLADSTGTSSANYVRLLMRYFALGAPGLPRAGMQALPEQMAASLAEPVRLGAAARTVREAPGGIEVTTDHETIRGRIAVVAVGPADVAELTDLPAPATHGLTTWWFRATDRPQAQPPGVLSGGPFLMLDATRPGGGPAGSIWNAAVISDVAPSYAPPGETLVQATTLLDRPDGLAGEGDVRRDLERLYRTSTRHWEVLVHHVVPHALPAQPPPLGDRRPRWTGDRVLVTGDHRGTGSIQGALVAGDRAARAVIDLLAQL